CCCAAGGGCTTTTGTATATTCTTTATTTGCACCTGCTGGTATAAACATGTGCATATAACGGTTATTAAAATTGATTTTAAAACGAATTTTCACTCCTTCAGCCGTTGGTTCAGTTACTTGGGTGTTTTCCAGCAGGCTCCATCCGGGAGATTTAACCGAGTCCCCAATATCACCTGAGTAACGATTTGTGTTTGAAACTCCTAAAACTTCCTTTTTTGAATTTGTAATAAGCGTTTCGTCTCCAATATTATGATAGATGTAATCATGAAAATTATTTTCACCCAGACTTTTAGACCTAAACATATCGAAATAGTAGGCCGAGGTTTCACTTGTTCTTATGATACCAAGCGTGCGTTGTTGTTCGCAATTATTTACTTCATCTTTCAAAAATTGAGTTGCAAAACTGAAGTTTTTGTTAATAGGGTCTTCCAAATGCCCCGGTTCTGCTGCAACATTTACGGTGGTATTCTGCCAAATTTTTATTCCACTTGCCCAAGAACCCTCTTGGCGACCTTGCGAGGTGCCATTCACCACTACAGTATTATTTCCTCCATGACGCATAAAGTAGTGACGATGTTCTGGTATTCTTCGCTCTGGAAGAGAAGGTGGCAAACCTCCATTGGGAGCCATGACATACTCCATTCCATAAAGCTCCATGGCAATGCCGGTTGCATGAGAGTGCACGTAATGGGCTCCTCCAATAATTCCACAAAGGCCATAAATGGAATTTTGCTTCTCTACATGATTTCTTTGCAGAGCGACTCCGGCATGTTTAACTATCACAGTTGGTTTGTAGTCGAATTCATTTACTGAAATACTTGGCAACTCTTCGCCCCAAAACAACTCCAATGCATCGTAATTATCAAAAGTACCAGAAGACAAAACCGGTTTATAACCGCCACTTGCATCATAGAATTGTCTTAGTGCTATTTCTGCTTTAGTTTGAAGCTCTAGGTTTTTACGGCGTTTTGCAAAAGCCAAAGCAAGCCTGTAATTCTCATCGGTAGTGTCCAGATTTCTTTTAGAATCGCCATAGCGAACAAAACTTCTGTTTGGATTACGAAGGTTTTCAAACAAAAACATCCCTTCAAAGATATTTTTAGTTTCGTCATAAATATTCATTTCAGGTTTTACTCTATCCACCACATTTAATATCATTGAGACATTTGGCATGAAACCATAACTTGTTGACTCAGGCCAAATTCCTTGCTCCCCAAACATCAATAAAATTGTATTTTTGAAAGAGCTCTGCCTTTTTGTCCCTTTTTCCCAAAAAATATTGAAAAAGTATTCTCGTTCTTTATCGTCTTCAATGCACAATATTGGGAACAAAGAACCTGGTCCTGTAAGTATATGATGATTACTGATAAACCTACCATTGGTTTCGTAGCCTTCTTCCTCGTTTAATGTGTTTCCTACAATATTTCTAAGTGCTTTTTGGGCTTCGGCATTGCTAAAAAGTTCTCTTTTTTTGGTTGATTTATTATAGACAGTTGTACCCGGCTTTTTTAAGTAGTTGTATATAAAATCGTAAGTAATTGCAAAAGGCCCAAAAACAGTTCGAGGATCATAAAAATGATTTCCGCTAATGGTTGCATTTTTAGCTGTTTTAGGTTCTAAAAGGTCAATGTAGTAAGTCAAAATATCACCAGCAAAACTTGCATATTTTTCTTCCTGTGTGATATAGTAGAGCATAGCCGAATATGATGCGGTAGTAAGCACTTTGCTATGAGCTGCCGCAAGAGGCGAGGCCTCAGCCTCAGTGTTATCATCTGAACTCGGAAAATCTGGTAAGTTATTCGTTATAACGTCAGGATTGACCTGATGAATATTTAATTTAGGGTCTACATTTGAGCGAAATTGGGTTACTATACTTTTCGCCCAGTCTTGTCTATCTATTAACTCAAGTATTCTCGGTCTTTCTTCTTCTGTGGCATAAATAACCGGATGTTTTTGTGATTGCGAAAAGGCACTAACGCATATCATACAAGCCATGAAAAGCATTGGCCACCAAAATTTGGTTTTCATATTTCTCAAATAAATTTTAGAATTAGTTAAGTGTATTCTCATTAGATTTAGAGATTGGGTTAGTCATAAAAAAAAGAGAATTCACATTGATGGACGTGAATGATGAACTGAGTGCGATCAAACCTCATTTTGTATAAACTTTAAAATTGCGATATATAGCCGAGCGGCCGTACATGTGTCGCAGGCCAATTCGCCCACTTGTCATAGGCTCTACCTTCGACAAATCCCAAGTAAAAAACTCTTCACCATCTTTGCTTTCCATTTTGAAAGAAAGTCGACTATCAGCTTTGACAACTGTAATATGATAAGTTTGCCCCGACTTAAAATATCCTTTTTGGTCATACGAAGGGCTTATTCTTGTTATATCAAAAGATTTGTTATTTGGCTTGGGATACCTTCTCGCTCTCACATAAAAAGTGCCATCTCCTTCGTTTCCGAAGGCTGCATAACTGATGTGCAGAGCATTCATGTTTTCAAAATAGGTTTTCATCGCAGGAACTTCACGTAGTTTTGCCCATTTGGCAATATCCGTTTCATATTCGCCTTCTCCATCACCTGTTGCTTGAATGTAAAGAATATTAACCCAACGGTTTTCATTGTCGGTACGGGTATAATCATATTCAATTTTGATGTCACCGTCGTAAGATTCTTTGGTCCATAGTACCGCATGATGGGCATCTTTCCTAAGTTCCGGGCCTGCAATGAAATGCATGCCTTTTTGGGAGTTTTCAACACTCGCAAACTTCCCATCCAAAGTCCAATTCTTTGTCCATTCTTTTGTTCCTTTATCTTTCAAAACCAAGTTCCAATCTTTGGACGAAGATGCGATATCAAAGGCTGTTTGACCCTTGGCATTTAAACCAAGCACCAAAAACAGTACAGTTATAACTTTCAACTTCATATCAAGAAGGTTTTTTAAATTATTGATCGAGCTTTTCTATTTCATCTGCGTTTGAAAACTATATGTCCCAGGCTGTACCAATAATTCAAATGAATATGTTCCAGTTGAAATCAACTTCATGCTCACATTTTCTTTAAATTCTTTACCACCAACAAGAAGTTTTTCTTTAGTATTTGCAGGTACAATAATGCTTGCTGTTGTATTAGGCGGAATCGTAGTTTCGAGGTTAAAAGTTTTGTTTTCTATTTTCCAAGAAGAAGCCACTTTACCATAAGGCGTATCATAAGTTGCAGCGGCTGAACTCAGCGGTGTTCTTGGCTCTGGTGCAATCCTGATTTTCTTGTAACCTGCTTCAAGAGGTGCTATTCCGGCAATGCGTTCGTACATCCACTCTCCTACTGCTCCGTAGGCGTAGTGGTTCAAGCTATTCATGTTTTCGGGATTAAAGCCTTCTGCTTTACTGTAACTATTCCATCTTTCCCAAATCGTGGTAGCACCCTGATTGATGGAGTAAAACCAAGATGGATAAGTTTCATTGAACAGTAGCTTATACATTAAATCAATTTCCCCTGTTTCATCCAAAACTTCAGAAAGCAAAGGTGTACCAAGAAAACCAGTTCGTAAATGATTATCTGCCTTACTTATTTCTTCCAACAAGTATGTTTTTGCTTGAGCTTTTTTACCTTCTGGCAATAAGTCAAAGGCTAAAGCAAGCAAATAGGAGGTTTGAGTAGAAACAACACCTTTTACTTTCCCGTTTTGATCAAAAAACTGATTTTCAAAAGCTTTGGCCACATTTTTATACAAAGCTTCATACTTTGCTTGGTCTTCTTTTTTTCCCAAAACCTGGGCTGCTTGAGATGTCAATTTAGCAGAGTGAGCGTAAAAAGCGGTTCCAATTAAGTCGTGAGAGGTATCTCCTTTCTGATCGCCGTTTGCAGGAAAAGGCTGTAACCAATCTGCAAATGAATTCATGTTAGAAATGTAGTTTTTAGAGGTTTCTCCATGATGTTGCACCCACTTGGTCATCATGTCGTAATTCTCTTCCAGTATGCTTTTGTCTCCCGTTCTGAAATAGATTTTCCAAGGAATAATCACAGAAACATCACCCCATCCTGAGCTAACTTTGCCATTGTTCAAGACATCGGGAACTACCCAAGGAATTCCTCCATTGTCGTATTGAGACTCTCTTACACTTTGTAGCCAATTGCTCCAAAAATTATGGACATTGGCATTGAACATAGATGTTGGGCCAAAAACCTGAGCATCTCCCGTCCATCCCATTCGCTCATCTCGCTGCGGGCAATCAGTAGGCACATCAAAGAAGTTGCCACGAAGTCCCCAAACAATATTGCTCTGCAATTGATTTAACTTTTCGTGCGAAGTGGCAAATGTGCCATTTTCTTCAAAATCGGAATATTGAACGATGCCCGTCACCCAGTCTTTGGTAGGTTCTTTTGAAGTATCAAAACCACTCAACTCCACATAACGAAACCCATGAAAAGTAAATTTTGGTTGCCAGTTGATTGTTTCGTCCTTCGCGGCAATATAGTAATTGGTTGACTGGGCAGTTCTATAATTATCAGTATAGAAAGTACCATCTGGCGAAAGCATTTCTGCAAATCTAATTTTGAGTGTATCGCCTTTTTTAAGAGGAACTTTAAGCAAAGGAACACCTACCATATTTTGTTGCATATCAAAAATAAAGGCACCGTCTTTTTCCCAAACCTCTTTGGTAGCTAGCGTCATTTTGGGTTTTACAGTATAGTGCCTTTTAGGAGCTAGCTTGATGCTATTGTCAATTTCTGAAACACCAACAGCTAGCCAATCTTTGTCATCAAAATCGTTTCCTGACCAGTTTGGCATTTCAAAATTGGCATCGTAAGTCTCTCCATCATAAATTTCAGATATCCTTATTGGCCCATTGCTTGTTCCTTTCCAAGAACCATCAGAATTGATCACTTTCTTAGTGCCATCTTTCATTGTTAATTCCAACTGGCATAAAA
This portion of the Spirosomataceae bacterium TFI 002 genome encodes:
- a CDS encoding alpha-L-rhamnosidase — its product is METLPLPMKASNLFLIINCLFFTLLSSCTKNPISQPVALTVSEGFKNPLGFYNAQPTFSWKLPVTEKVKSQSAYQIVVASRPDFLPNNADLWDSQKQESNQSSLVAYEGEKLSSRQKVFWQVKFWNQDAESSDWSEINTLELGLLNNSDWTAKWIGLPTKEEGVLGSQENIVHRPQYLRKGFESSGDVVAARMYVTAKGVFDFYLNGENVSDDVMPPGWTPYNKRIETITYDVTELIKSGQNTLAFNVAAGWHSGRLGWMKSYWNDTESPKLLCQLELTMKDGTKKVINSDGSWKGTSNGPIRISEIYDGETYDANFEMPNWSGNDFDDKDWLAVGVSEIDNSIKLAPKRHYTVKPKMTLATKEVWEKDGAFIFDMQQNMVGVPLLKVPLKKGDTLKIRFAEMLSPDGTFYTDNYRTAQSTNYYIAAKDETINWQPKFTFHGFRYVELSGFDTSKEPTKDWVTGIVQYSDFEENGTFATSHEKLNQLQSNIVWGLRGNFFDVPTDCPQRDERMGWTGDAQVFGPTSMFNANVHNFWSNWLQSVRESQYDNGGIPWVVPDVLNNGKVSSGWGDVSVIIPWKIYFRTGDKSILEENYDMMTKWVQHHGETSKNYISNMNSFADWLQPFPANGDQKGDTSHDLIGTAFYAHSAKLTSQAAQVLGKKEDQAKYEALYKNVAKAFENQFFDQNGKVKGVVSTQTSYLLALAFDLLPEGKKAQAKTYLLEEISKADNHLRTGFLGTPLLSEVLDETGEIDLMYKLLFNETYPSWFYSINQGATTIWERWNSYSKAEGFNPENMNSLNHYAYGAVGEWMYERIAGIAPLEAGYKKIRIAPEPRTPLSSAAATYDTPYGKVASSWKIENKTFNLETTIPPNTTASIIVPANTKEKLLVGGKEFKENVSMKLISTGTYSFELLVQPGTYSFQTQMK
- a CDS encoding Por secretion system C-terminal sorting domain-containing protein, translated to MKTKFWWPMLFMACMICVSAFSQSQKHPVIYATEEERPRILELIDRQDWAKSIVTQFRSNVDPKLNIHQVNPDVITNNLPDFPSSDDNTEAEASPLAAAHSKVLTTASYSAMLYYITQEEKYASFAGDILTYYIDLLEPKTAKNATISGNHFYDPRTVFGPFAITYDFIYNYLKKPGTTVYNKSTKKRELFSNAEAQKALRNIVGNTLNEEEGYETNGRFISNHHILTGPGSLFPILCIEDDKEREYFFNIFWEKGTKRQSSFKNTILLMFGEQGIWPESTSYGFMPNVSMILNVVDRVKPEMNIYDETKNIFEGMFLFENLRNPNRSFVRYGDSKRNLDTTDENYRLALAFAKRRKNLELQTKAEIALRQFYDASGGYKPVLSSGTFDNYDALELFWGEELPSISVNEFDYKPTVIVKHAGVALQRNHVEKQNSIYGLCGIIGGAHYVHSHATGIAMELYGMEYVMAPNGGLPPSLPERRIPEHRHYFMRHGGNNTVVVNGTSQGRQEGSWASGIKIWQNTTVNVAAEPGHLEDPINKNFSFATQFLKDEVNNCEQQRTLGIIRTSETSAYYFDMFRSKSLGENNFHDYIYHNIGDETLITNSKKEVLGVSNTNRYSGDIGDSVKSPGWSLLENTQVTEPTAEGVKIRFKINFNNRYMHMFIPAGANKEYTKALGPASREAENGYLTKKTQVVAIRQNGEAWNRPFISVFEPSLKEESSVQSVEPLVFNGASVGAIVTNNVAGNIVSDYIICNDTDDREVDFPDFQLKFKGRFAIVRKEFLNDKKVITLYIGEGSNLTFESYSLQSDLQNKGVASFDDLVLGTGITENEKLEVYPNPSKDVLIVKTKDPDWKMLKIFNSKGNEVYSNESGNTSLEVSIETYKMIPGIYVLELIDHRNARITRKIAIE